The proteins below come from a single Balaenoptera musculus isolate JJ_BM4_2016_0621 chromosome 1, mBalMus1.pri.v3, whole genome shotgun sequence genomic window:
- the LOC118881179 gene encoding PRAME family member 12-like yields MSIWNPPRLLDLVGMSLLRDEALAFAALGDLPTEFFPPLFMEAFHGRRSETLKAMVQAWPFVRLPLGGLMEMLHVGTLQAVLDGLDVLLAQKDCPRRCKLRVLDLRNTGQDFWSMWSGSNVHVSSSSSMAPVAKDRSRTEQPLAPLEVFIELCLNEGTMDEFFIYLMQWVEKRKVSIHLCCKKLKIVTMSMESIMTVLGMVQLDCIQEVQVNCTWHLSTLAMFAPLLGQMGNVQRLLLSHIHVPVLEEQEDQHVIQITSQFLRLHHLRDIRMESPSFLQGRLDKMLRCLKTPLENLAITHCLITESDLKHLSHCLNISQLKGLDLSGVTLTDFSPELLQVLLEKVAATLQELDLNLCGIMDCQLEAILPALSHCSQLRTFSMCGNLLSMAIMEKLLRHTDGLPSLILELYPAPRESYSSQRILQLGRLAQLQVELIEIMRNLGRPRTIWISSSPCPRWGNEIFCHEKTVIYCCLVPP; encoded by the exons ATGAGTATCTGGAATCCACCCAGACTCCTGGACCTGGTGGGAATGAGCCTGCTGAGGGATGAGGCCTTGGCCTTCGCTGCTCTGGGGGATCTACCAACAGAGTTCTTCCCACCACTGTTCATGGAGGCCTTTCATGGGAGACGCAGTGAGACCCTGAAGGCCATGGTGCAAGCCTGGCCCTTTGTCCGCCTACCTCTGGGAGGCCTGATGGAGATGCTTCATGTGGGGACCTTACAAGCAGTGTTGGATGGGCTTGATGTCCTGCTTGCCCAGAAGGATTGCCCCAG GAGGTGCAAACTGCGGGTGCTGGATTTAAGGAATACTGGCCAGGACTTCTGGAGCATGTGGTCTGGATCCAATGTCCATGTGTCCTCAAGCTCATCGATGGCACCAGTGGCTAAGGACAGGTCAAGGACAGAGCAGCCCTTGGCTCCCTTGGAGGTGTTTATAGAACTTTGCCTCAATGAAGGGACCATGGATGAATTCTTTATCTACCTTATGCAGTGGGTGGAGAAGAGAAAAGTTTCCATACACCTGTGCTGTAAGAAGCTGAAAATTGTTACAATGTCCATGGAAAGTATTATGACGGTCCTGGGTATGGTGCAGTTGGACTGTATCCAGGAGGTACAAGTGAATTGCACCTGGCATCTGTCCACCCTGGCCATGTTTGCTCCTCTCCTGGGCCAGATGGGTAATGTGCAGAGACTCCTTCTCTCCCACATCCATGTGCCTGTGCTTGAGGAACAGGAGGACCAGCACGTCATCCAAATTACCTCTCAGTTCCTCAGGCTGCACCACCTCCGGGATATCCGTATGgaatctccctccttcctccaaggTCGCCTGGACAAGATGCTCAG GTGCCTGAAGACTCCCTTGGAGAACCTCGCAATAACTCACTGTCTGATTACAGAATCAGACTTGAAACATCTGTCCCACTGCCTGAACATCAGTCAGCTAAAGGGCCTGGATCTGAGTGGTGTCACACTGACTGACTTTAGTCCTGAGCTCCTCCAAGTTCTGCTGGAGAAAGTTGCAGCCACCCTCCAGGAACTGGACTTAAATCTGTGTGGAATCATGGACTGTCAACTTGAGGCCATCCTGCCTGCCCTGAGCCACTGCTCCCAGCTCAGGACCTTCAGCATGTGTGGGAACCTCCTCTCCATGGCCATCATGGAGAAGCTGCTGCGTCATACTGATGGACTGCCCAGTTTAATTCTAGAGCTGTATCCTGCCCCAAGGGAGAGTTACAGCTCTCAGAGAATTCTACAGCTGGGGAGACTTGCTCAGCTTCAGGTTGAGCTGATTGAGATTATGAGGAACTTAGGAAGGCCCAGGACCATCTGGATTAGCTCTAGCCCCTGTCCTCGCTGGGGCAATGAGATATTCTGTCATGAGAAGACCGTTATATACTGCTGTCTTGTCCCTCCCTAG
- the LOC118881212 gene encoding PRAME family member 8-like, giving the protein MSVWNPPRLLGLAGMSLLRDEASNITALEYLPIELFPPLFMEAFYGSRSETLKAMVQAWPFVRLPLGDLMKMPHLGTLQAVLAGLDILIAQKDRPRRCKLQVLDLRHTGQDFWRMWSGDRAHGCSSTLMAPVAEDRSRAEQSLVPLVVFIEIHLKERTMDGFLTYLMRWVEERKASIHLCCKKLKILSMPMENIVKVLSMVQLNCIQEVQVNCAWHLSTLAMFAPLLGQMSNVQRLLLSHIHVPALEEQEEQHVVQITSQFLRLHHLRDIRMESPSYLEGCLDQMLRCLTTPLDNLAITHCLLSDSDLSHLSQCPNISQLKGLDLRGISLTYSSPELLPVLLEKVAATLQELYLDQCGIMDSHLEAILPALSHCPQLMFFSLRGNLISMAIMEKLLRHTSGLPSLSQELYPVPQESYSSQGILQLGRFAQCRAELFEILRVLGRPRIIWISSSPCLHCGDNTFYHPQPIIYL; this is encoded by the exons ATGAGTGTCTGGAACCCACCCAGACTCCTGGGCCTGGCGGGAATGAGCCTACTGAGGGATGAGGCCTCAAACATCACTGCTCTGGAGTATCTGCCCATTGAGCTCTTCCCCCCACTGTTCATGGAAGCATTCTATGGGAGTCGCAGTGAGACCCTGAAGGCCATGGTGCAAGCCTGGCCCTTTGTCCGCCTGCCTCTGGGGGACCTGATGAAGATGCCTCATCTGGGAACCTTACAAGCAGTGCTGGCTGGGCTTGATATCCTGATTGCCCAGAAGGATCGCCCCAG GAGGTGCAAACTGCAGGTGCTGGATTTAAGGCATACTGGACAAGACTTCTGGAGAATGTGGTCTGGAGACAGGGCCCATGGATGTTCAAGCACTCTGATGGCACCAGTGGCTGAGGACAGGTCAAGGGCAGAGCAGTCCTTGGTTCCCTTGGTGGTGTTCATAGAAATTCACCTCAAAGAAAGGACCATGGATGGATTCCTCACCTACCTCATGAGgtgggtggaggagaggaaagcTTCCATACACCTGTGCTGTAAGAAACTGAAGATACTTTCAATGCCCATGGAAAATATTGTGAAGGTCCTGAGTATGGTGCAGCTGAACTGTATCCAGGAGGTGCAAGTGAATTGCGCCTGGCATCTGTCCACCCTGGCCATGTTTGCTCCTCTCCTGGGCCAGATGAGTAATGTGCAGAGACTCCTTCTCTCCCACATCCATGTGCCTGCACTTGAGGAACAGGAGGAGCAGCATGTTGTCCAAATTACCTCTCAGTTCCTCAGGCTGCACCACCTCCGGGATATCCGTATGGAATCTCCCTCCTACCTTGAAGGCTGCCTGGACCAGATGCTCAG gTGTCTGACAACCCCCTTGGACAACCTTGCAATAACTCACTGCCTCCTTTCGGATTCAGACTTGAGCCATCTGTCCCAGTGTCCGAACATCAGTCAGCTAAAGGGCCTGGATCTGCGTGGCATCTCCCTGACCTACTCTAGTCCTGAGCTCCTCCCAGTTCTGTTGGAGAAAGTTGCAGCCACCCTCCAGGAACTGTACTTAGATCAGTGTGGGATCATGGACTCCCATCTTGAGGCCATCCTGCCTGCCTTGAGCCATTGCCCCCAGCTCATGTTCTTCAGCCTGCGTGGAAACCTCATCTCCATGGCCATCATGGAGAAGCTGCTGCGACACACCTCCGGGCTGCCCAGTTTAAGTCAAGAGCTGTATCCTGTCCCTCAGGAGAGTTACAGCTCTCAGGGGATCCTCCAACTGGGAAGATTTGCCCAGTGTCGGGCTGAACTGTTTGAGATTCTGAGAGTCTTAGGACGTCCCAGGATCATCTGGATTAGTTCCAGCCCCTGTCTGCACTGTGGAGATAACACATTCTATCATCCCCAGCCCATCATATACCTCTGA